The uncultured Roseibium sp. DNA segment GACCATGCCGGCCATGAGCGGCATGTCGAACAGGAGCGCCAGCCCGATGGCACCGCCGAGGAATTCCGCGAGATCGGTCGCCATAGCGGCGACCTCGCTGACGGCCCACATGGACCAGACGACAGGGGCGGAAAACTGCTCGCGGCACATTTCCGCAAGATTGCGGCCGGTTACGATGCCGAGCTTTGCGGACAGCGCCTGAAACAGCATGGCGATCAGGTTGGCCATCAGGACGACCCAGAGCAGCGTATAGCCGTAACCGGCGCCGGCCTGGATGTTTGTGGCGTAATTTCCAGGGTCCAGATAGGCTATCGAGGCGATGATCGCTGGTCCTGCGAACAGCAACGCGGACCGGGGGCCGCGCCGTCGGCCGGCGAGGGTTTCACCGATCGCAGCCGTGGTGCGTTCGCTCATGGATGTCTTGTCTGGCATAAACGTCATGGGGAGTGCGTCCAACTCTGAATTCCCAATAAATGAAGCCTTGGCTACATTTCTGTCAATAGACAAATCAAGGATGAAGTTGCAAACAATAGTAGGAAAATGAACCTGCCAATTGCAAAATGTAGCCAAGGCTGCAATATGAGTCGTGATGTACGAAATTATGCGGGAACGGGAGCTTCGGACCATTGGCCGGGAAACAAAGCGGGAAGCCGCCTGAGGCAGACCTGGTGGAAGCCGAAGCCGCAGACCGGTTCAACCAGGCCCGGTCCGCCCGAGCTTCCGCTCTGCTGGAGGATTATACCGAGCTGATCGCCGATCTGTTGCAGGAACACGGCGAGGCGCGCATCACCGATATCGCCCGCTGCCTCGGGGTGACCCATCCGACCGCGACCAAGGCGGTCGCCAGGCTCAAGCGGGAAGGGCTGGCCGTATCCCGACCTTATCGGGGTGTCTTCCTGACGGAGGAAGGCGCGGAGATGGCGGAGCGGGTCCGCGCCCGCCACCGGCTCGTGGTCGAATTGCTGATTGCCGTCGGTGTGCCGGAAGAGGCGGCCGAAATGGATGCGGAAGGCATCGAGCACTATGTGTCCGAGACCACCCTTGCCGCCTTCGAACGCTATCTCAAGGACAAGCGCTGAGTCGTTCTGCCGATTACGTACCCTTCGCCAGAACTGCGACATTGACCCCGCAGCGCAGTTCGAAGCCGAGCTTTTCATAGAGCTGGATCGCGGCCTCGTTGTTGGCGTATGCGTGCAGGAACGGAACTTCGCCGCGTGCCTCGATGCGGCTCGCGACGAAATCCGATAGTGCGGCGGCAAGGCCCTTCCCCCGAAAGTCCGGATGGCTGCAGACGCCGCTGACCTCTGTAAAACCGGGCAGTTTCAGACGTTCACCGGCCATGGCTGCAAGCCGTCCGTCGATGCGGATGCCCCAGAATTCGCCGAGTTCGAAGGTCCGCACGCGGAACGGCCCCGGCTTGGTCAGCTCGACAAGGGCACGCATCTCCGGAATATCGGCCTCTGTCAGGCGGGTGATCCCCTCCATGGTTGGCAGAACCACGCCGGGGCGCCGTTTGATCATCTGCACTCCGGGGGCCGTCATCGGTGCGGTCAGCGTGTCCGGCAGGGCGATCTCCGCCCGCTGCAGAAGGTAGACATCGGTTTCGCCGTCTTTGAGCAGACCGCCGAGATCGCTCAGACTTTCCGCGCTTGCATCGAAGGCTGCGGCAAAGGGGGCGACTTCGGGATCGAAGCGCCGGGCCTGTCCGGTCCCCAGTGCGAAGCGTTCATGCCGTGTGGTGAGCGCGGTCCAGACCGCGGTGTCGAGGGCGTCTTCCATCTTCGTACTCCGTTTACAAAATCGGGCGCCTAGCGCGCCTTGACCCTCACGCGGACGCGCTTCGGCAGCGGCCGGGCGGCAAGCCGGTCTTCCAATTGGCCCAATTGATCCAGCAAGGAGCCGGATAATCCCTCACAGGCATCGGTGACGGCTGCTTCCACCGTCTGCCAGGCACCTTCCTCCAGTCGTCGGACGAGTTCCTCGCCGGCCGCCGTCAGCGAGACCTTGGAGACGCGTCGATCGACCGGATCGGGCACGATCTCGGCAAGGCCGCGGGCCTTCAGCTTGCCGACCATGCGGGTGATGCCCGGCTGGCTCTGGCCGATGGCCTGCGTCAGGTCTCCGATGCTTAGTGGGCCGTTGCGCGACAGCGCGGCGAGGACCGGCGAGTTGATCGATCCTGCCTCCGGGCTGTCCTGCTCCGAGATCAGCGTCTGCGTCTGCGCCTGCAGCCGCTCACCGATCCGCTTCAAACGGGTGCCGAGGGTCATGTAGCCGAGCTGGCGGACGATGTCTTCGGTCATGGGATTCTCCAAATAGATAGGAAGTTATATAACTAGTTATGTTATTGTTTGCAAGAAGGGTGAATTGCGTGGGATTTCTGGTTCATACAAGGTTTACCCTGAGCGACTTTGCCTCTTGTCAGGGTGATGTGAAGATGGCAATTCTGGGTTGTTTTTTTGCTTTTTAGGAGAGCGTCTTTGGTTGTGTATTTTTTGAAGTATTTATTCGCGTCCAGGCGTAATTTTCATCCATTCCTGGCAGGTGTTATTTTATTTCTGGCGGCTATTTTCGGGACCAAGGGGAATGCGGCGGAAAACCCGCCGCTCAATGGTTTTCAGGCCTCTTATTTCGATCGGACAATTCGGAACGGTCCGAAGATCACCGAGGTGGTGCCAAACATCGCAATAAAATTCGGCTCGCGTGGTGGACCTGGCCATATCGCACCCGCGCAATTTGCAGCTTCGTGGGTCGGTCGATTGTCATTCGATGCGCCTGTCACCAAGGAGATCCTGGTCAGTTTGAGCTGGTCCAAGGTACGGATCCGTATCGATGGCGATATCGTCTATGAGGGAACCAACAGCCGGCGTTTCACGCACGCGTTTTCCGCCGGTGAGCATCTTGTCGAAGTGTTTTATATCAACAACTGGCACACGGTGGAGTTCAAGGTCACGTTCCAGGATCCGGTGAAGACCTACTCGGATTCGGAGCTTTTCGCTCGTCTCAAGTTACTCGATCCGCAGGCTGACGAAATCGTCTATGTCGGCCTTTATGAGAGCGATACACCGGACACGGGTGTTTCGGTCCAACTGGCAGACAAAGGACCTGACTCAGGGAAAGGGCAGTTGCTTTGGCTTGACTCCTATGAGGCGATCGATTGGACGGTTGCTGGCGGGCAAGGGTTGCGGGCGGTGATCGTCGCATCCTATGCGCCGGGATCGCGTGTTTTAAACCTCTCTGCCAACATTCCTGTACTTTACGCGGAGAAAGGGATTGGCGTTCACTCAAAACTCCAGGTCAAATGCCGGTGCGTTGGCACCGCGTTTCGCTGCAACAATAAAAAGGGTCCGGGAGCCCTGGCAGAGACAATGATGGCGCGGACCGGGGCCCGGGTTGTGGCTTATGGTGCAGCCTATTCTGCAGGTAGTGTCAATCCTGAACCATTCGATGATGTCGTCCGCATGGCGTTGGAACGTCAGAAGGAAGAGGTTGCCCGTGCGAAGGACCGGTGTTCAAAGCGGATAAATCCGGATTTCGACACCTTATTTGATAACAACTGAGTTTTGTTTCTAGACAAAACGGATCGGTTGGATATGGCCGCGCATGTTCTTCAGGCGGTCATCCGTTTGCATGACGGGGCGCAAGGAGAGGGTGGCTCGAAACGCATCAGTCTTCTCGATCAGCATAAACCATAGGATTGCCCCAGGGCACAGATCCACGACTCACACAGAAAAGAGGAGCTTCTTGTCCGGCAATTGGCGTTCCCTCCGCTTGCCCACGTCGCACCAAATCCCCAAATACGCCCCAAACGCATTGCCCCTTTTCGCCTGATCGCGTAAAAGGGCGGCCAGATTTCATGCGAAGAATCCCGACAATTCCAAACTGCGGAGATGCGGAGCCCCATGGCGCGCCAGTTCATCTATCACATGCATGGCCTCTCCAAGGCCTATAACAACAAGAAAGTCCTCGACAACATCAACCTCAGCTTCTACCCGGACGCCAAGATCGGCATCCTGGGTCCGAACGGGGCCGGTAAGTCGACGCTTCTGAAGATCATGGCCGGGCTCGACAAGGAGTATACCGGCGAGGCCTGGGCCGCCGAGGGCGCCCGTGTTGGCTACCTGCCGCAGGAGCCGCAGCTCGATCCGGACAAGACCGTGCGCGAGAACTGCATGGAAGGCGTGGCCCACAAGCAGGCGATCGTCGACCGCTACAACGAACTGATGATGAACTACTCGGACGAAACGGCCGACGAAGGCGCGAAGCTGCAGGACATCATCGACGCGGAAGACCTGTGGAACCTGGAAAGCAAGGTCGACATGGCGATGGAAGCCCTGCGCTGCCCGCCGGAAGACGCCAACGTGACCAACCTGTCGGGCGGGGAGCGCCGCCGCGTGGCCCTGTGCCAGTTGCTCTTGTCCGAGCCGGATCTGCTCTTGCTCGACGAGCCGACCAACCACCTGGACGCGGAAACCGTTCACTGGCTGGAGCGGCACCTGCGCGAGTTCAAGGGTTCCGTGCTGATCATCACCCACGATCGCTACTTCCTCGACAACGTCACCGGCTGGATCCTGGAACTCGACCGCGGTCACGGTATCCCTTACGAGGGCAACTACTCGGTCTATCTGGAGAAGAAGACCAAGCGCATGATCCAGGAGGGCCGCGAGGATATGGCCCGCAACCGGGCGATCGAGCGCGAGCGCGAGTGGATGGGCATGTCGCCGAAGGGGCGCCAGACCAAGTCCAAGGCGCGTATCAAGGCCTATGAGGATCTGGTCTCCGCCCAGGAAGAGCGTCTGCCGACCATCGAGCAGATCCTGATCCCGGTGGGCGAGCGTCTCGGCGCGAATGTCATCGAGGTCAAGAACGTCTCCAAGGGCTTCGAGGACCGTCTGCTGATCGACGACCTGTCCTTCAAGCTGCCACGCGGCGGCATCGTCGGCGTGATCGGCCCGAACGGTGCCGGCAAGTCGACCCTGTTCAAGATGCTCACCGGCCAGGAAAAGCCGGACAGCGGCGAAATCATCGTCGGCGATACCGTGCATCTGGGCTATGTCGACCAGTCGCGCGACAAGCTCGACGCGTCCAAGACCGTGTGGGAGGAAATCTCCGGCGGCGCCGAGGTGATCTACCTCGACGACAAGGAAATCAACTCCCGCGCCTATTGCTCGTCCTTCAACTTCAAGGGCCCGGCCCAGCAGGCGAAGGTCGGTGATCTGTCCGGCGGTCAGCGCAACCGGGTGCATCTGGCGAAGGTCCTGAAGCAGGGCTCCAACGTGCTGCTTCTCGATGAGCCGACCAACGACCTGGACACCGAGACCCTGGCAGCCCTCGAAGACGCGCTTGAAAACTACGCCGGCTGCGCCGTGGTCATCTCGCACGATCGTATGTTCCTCGACCGTCTCGCCACCCACATGCTCGCCTTCGAAGGCGACAGCCATGTGGAATGGTTCGAAGGCAACTTCGAAGACTACGAAAAGGACAAGGTCCGTCGCCTCGGTGCCCACGCCGCCGACCCGCGCCGGATCAAGTACAAGCCGCTGACGCGCTGAGCGAAAAAAGCGGAAACGCACACCAGAACGGCGGGCCGAAAGGCTCGCCGTTTTTTGTTTGGAGGGAGCAGGCAGGTTTTACGGATATCCGGCCTTGCCGGAGCGGGGTCCTGGCTGCACTCTCGCAAAAATGAAACCGGGAGAATTCGCATGGCCAAGCAATTTGCAGAACTCAGCGATCAGCATCGCGCCTTCATCGAGCGTCAGCATATCTTCTTCACCGCGACGGCGGCGCCCACGGGGCGGGTGAACGTTTCGCCCCGGCCGACGACGGCGCTGAAGGTGCTGTCGCCGAACACGGTCGTCTACATGGACCGGACCGGCAGCGGCAACGAGACGGCGGCCCATCTCAGGCAGATCAACCGGATGACGATCATGTTTTGTGCAGTCGATGGCCCGCCGCAGATCCTGCGGCTCTACGGCAAGGGCGAGATCCTGCGCCGAGGCGCCGCGGCTTACGCGGAGCTGCTGGAAAGTGTCTTCGGTGGCGAGGAGCCGCTCGGCGCGCGTCAGATCGTCCGTCTGGACTTCGATCTGGTGCAGACCTCCTGCGGCTACGGCGTGCCGCTTTATGATTATCAGGGCGAGCGACAGTCGATCGAAAACTGGGCTTCGGCCAAGACGCCGGAGGAGATGGAAGCCTACCAGCGCGAGAATAACCAGGTCAGCATCGACGGTTTCCCGACCGGCATGTTCGAGGACGCCTGAGCAAACCGGCTCTCTCTTCCGCCGGAACCTATCTTCCCGGGCGATGACCGGATCAACATGTTTCATTGGAGGTAGATCACCCCGCGCGCTATGGCAGCAAAAAAGACGGGCGATTGACCTTGGTGAATCTAAGCACCTGCAAACCTAAAACTTGCAACCACGGGGCCGCCCACATTTTGTTCCGGGGCCTCACTTTCGTTCGCCCGGGATGACTTGTGTTTTCGAAGAACCGATCTGCCCAGCTTTCTTGCCTCGTCCCTGCCAGGCGCAGCGCGTGCCGGGGTGGCATAGTGAGCAGCAGTGTTTTGATGTTGGCCCGGCGTAGCGGAGCTTCGGGGTCGCCGTCAAATCGGCTTCATTCATGTGTCCATAAAAACTCGTCTATTTCACCGTCACGGTGACGGGATCCAGAAAGATCTTCAGTTTTTCGGTTCCCCGTTTCTTGGCGGTGAAGCGGACGGCACGCGCCGGGACATAGTGGATGCCATACCTTTTAAAGCAGAAATTGCTCCTGACGGTACCCGCCCCGCCATCGGAGAAGCTGCCCAGACGGGATACAGGCAGACGCCTTGAGAGATCTGACCAACTGGGGACTGTTGTTCCGCAGTTGGAACTGCGGACTCCCTTTAAAACGATGGACTGACCGATACGGAGGGTAACATTGGGATGGTATTTTATATCCTTGGCCCAGGCCGTGCCCATATGAAATGAGAGGGCAATTGCCGCCGTCCAGGCACCTACGTGTTTCAGTTTGTTTGTTGAAAAATCAATTGCTTTATGCACAAAGCCACCTCCGTCAACTTCGAGTTTTCTCCGCAAACCCCTGTGAATAAACGCAGTCTTCTATCTATGAGTATATGACCATATTTCTTGGCGCAGGTCTCGGCCATCAAAGTTTTAAGCGTGCCGGACCGAAATGAACACGATGGTTCCAAACAACTGTGATTATTGGGCCGAGCGCCAGTCGATCGAAAACTGGTCTTCCGCCAAGACGCCGGAAGAGATGGAAGCCTATCAGCGCGAACACAACCAGGTCAGTATCGACGGTTTTCCGTCAGGCATGTTCGAGGAGGGGTAAGGGAACCGACGGCTTCGCGACCGGTTCCCGCGTGCCGGATTAGGGGCTTATCCTAAGACCATGCGCCCACGACCACCGAAACCGTGCCCTTGCTCACGTTGAACGGTGTTTTTGACGGGACCGTCGGGCCGGAATAGGGACCGAGCGGGTCTTCGTCCATGCTGTAGCCATAGGCCGCGCCGCCGTAAAAAATCGGCGGCTTGCCGCTGATGCGGGAGTCGTTGCCGTCGACAT contains these protein-coding regions:
- the mntR gene encoding manganese-binding transcriptional regulator MntR yields the protein MAGKQSGKPPEADLVEAEAADRFNQARSARASALLEDYTELIADLLQEHGEARITDIARCLGVTHPTATKAVARLKREGLAVSRPYRGVFLTEEGAEMAERVRARHRLVVELLIAVGVPEEAAEMDAEGIEHYVSETTLAAFERYLKDKR
- a CDS encoding pyridoxamine 5'-phosphate oxidase family protein, which codes for MAKQFAELSDQHRAFIERQHIFFTATAAPTGRVNVSPRPTTALKVLSPNTVVYMDRTGSGNETAAHLRQINRMTIMFCAVDGPPQILRLYGKGEILRRGAAAYAELLESVFGGEEPLGARQIVRLDFDLVQTSCGYGVPLYDYQGERQSIENWASAKTPEEMEAYQRENNQVSIDGFPTGMFEDA
- a CDS encoding GNAT family N-acetyltransferase, whose translation is MEDALDTAVWTALTTRHERFALGTGQARRFDPEVAPFAAAFDASAESLSDLGGLLKDGETDVYLLQRAEIALPDTLTAPMTAPGVQMIKRRPGVVLPTMEGITRLTEADIPEMRALVELTKPGPFRVRTFELGEFWGIRIDGRLAAMAGERLKLPGFTEVSGVCSHPDFRGKGLAAALSDFVASRIEARGEVPFLHAYANNEAAIQLYEKLGFELRCGVNVAVLAKGT
- a CDS encoding MarR family transcriptional regulator, with the protein product MTEDIVRQLGYMTLGTRLKRIGERLQAQTQTLISEQDSPEAGSINSPVLAALSRNGPLSIGDLTQAIGQSQPGITRMVGKLKARGLAEIVPDPVDRRVSKVSLTAAGEELVRRLEEGAWQTVEAAVTDACEGLSGSLLDQLGQLEDRLAARPLPKRVRVRVKAR
- the ettA gene encoding energy-dependent translational throttle protein EttA, whose translation is MARQFIYHMHGLSKAYNNKKVLDNINLSFYPDAKIGILGPNGAGKSTLLKIMAGLDKEYTGEAWAAEGARVGYLPQEPQLDPDKTVRENCMEGVAHKQAIVDRYNELMMNYSDETADEGAKLQDIIDAEDLWNLESKVDMAMEALRCPPEDANVTNLSGGERRRVALCQLLLSEPDLLLLDEPTNHLDAETVHWLERHLREFKGSVLIITHDRYFLDNVTGWILELDRGHGIPYEGNYSVYLEKKTKRMIQEGREDMARNRAIEREREWMGMSPKGRQTKSKARIKAYEDLVSAQEERLPTIEQILIPVGERLGANVIEVKNVSKGFEDRLLIDDLSFKLPRGGIVGVIGPNGAGKSTLFKMLTGQEKPDSGEIIVGDTVHLGYVDQSRDKLDASKTVWEEISGGAEVIYLDDKEINSRAYCSSFNFKGPAQQAKVGDLSGGQRNRVHLAKVLKQGSNVLLLDEPTNDLDTETLAALEDALENYAGCAVVISHDRMFLDRLATHMLAFEGDSHVEWFEGNFEDYEKDKVRRLGAHAADPRRIKYKPLTR